TGGGGATGGTGGTGCGTCTGACCATATTTGGGGCGGCTACCTATTTCAGTATCAAATGGGTGGTAGAAGCACTGGACCCTACCCACAAACAGAAGCTTCAAGCAAAGAAAAGggtataatttatcattttttatcattaaaaaaataggaACAGGTTTAACTtgagaataatattttttaaaattattatttaataaatattgaattattCCCAAGCTTGTGTCAAGTAGCTTGCATCCTAACAAAGCTGTTGTCGCTGAATCTATTGCCCTGCAGGCAGAGCAGCTGTTAAAACAGATTGGGGTGGAAGGGGTCAAGTTGACAGAATATGAGATGAACATTGCTTCACACCTGGTAGATCCACGCAGTATGAAGGTATTGTGACCCCGGACCTGTCCTTTGAAAATTGTATTCACTAGAATCACCAATTACCAAAACAATTTAAGCGCTTACATACAGATGCACATTGCTCACTTGGATTACAGGACAGAACAATGTCTGGTTTTGTGTGATAGCATTCCATTGTTTAGCTAAGTGACTGAAAGGGAAGCGATGACTAGAAGCAGAGGTGTGCATTGATGCTGTGGTTTGCCCTGTTAAGGTGTCCTGGAGGGACATCGCCGGACTGGATGAAGTCATTACTGAGCTGCAGGACACGGTCATCCTGCCCTTCCAGAAACGCCACCTGTTCACCGGCTCCAAGTTATTCCAGCCTCCCAAAGGTaattgcatgtgcatatgtacgTGCTATGTTCATTACTATAAGCACAACATTTCTTTACTTTGGTGAAtctgtcttcctctcctctgtcagGGGTGCTTTTGTATGGGCCACCAGGCTGCGGGAAAACCCTGATCGCCAAGGCAACTGCCAAGGCCTCCGGGTGCCAGTTCATCAACCTGCAGGCCTCCACATTGACGGACAAGTGGTACGGCGAATCGCAGAAATTCACCGCCGCTGTCTTTTCCTTGGCCGTAAAGATCCAGCCCTGCATCATCTTCATAGATGAGATTGGTGAGTCCTTGTGGAGTACTGTCGTTTCACCAGCTCTTGTGAAAGCATCTACGGACACACTAGTACAGCTGCATTCACTTCAAAGTGCTTCGGCTCATCCCATTAAACTGTCAAAGTGATCTCGGATCCTGAGATGATGTGTAGCATTTGCTccgaagaaacaaaaatgtgatgttttcctttcattctcctgtctgttcttcAGGTGAGTTGTGAGCTGTTCAGTGCGATTAATGCTCCCAGTTGTTGAATTATTCAGGCTTTTGGTTTGAGTCATGCCGGTGTTTCTCTGTGTCAGACTCGTTCCTGCGGAACCGCTCCAGTATGGACCACGAGGCTACGGCCATGATGAAGGCCCAGTTCATGAGCCTGTGGGACGGGTTGGACACTGGCACAGACAGTCAGGTATCTCCTCTAATCCCCTCTACACACTTCTTCCTATCCAGCGTTCTTTGAGTAAAactaaagtgttttttttttatttaaacactgGAGACAGGAAAAATCTTTGTTGTCTTGCCAGAAACTTTAATGATACTAACTTTAGAAGTATTACTgaccttttctgtttctttgtgtattcattttaaactcATGCTAATTCTAATAGGCAATCGTAAATGCACGATAGGTGTTCAGGATATAAGTCACCTTATTGATTTTATAGTGTTgctgttatttacatttctgtgtaGGTGATGGTAATGGGAGCCACAAACAGACCTCAGGATGTGGACCCGGCGATAATGCGAAGGATGCCCACCACGTTTCACGTTAGCCTGCcagtgagtctctctctctcacacacacacacaaacacacacacacgcacacacgctggAATGGCCGGTCACAGTTATAACCGCTCACATTACTGCGCTTGCCTCTGAGCCCCTGACTATTATATAAGCTAGAGgtcacacagcactacaggagagctagcaccaGTCAGAGGGGAGGGGTATCTCTCACTGATGTGTTTGGGATGAGTAATGCAGCAGTAACCTAAGGAACCCTGGCCAGCCTAAACTCACTCCTCTAaactctcccctcccctgctgAGACAAAGTCTGTTATGTTCCACTGCTTTAGAGTCTTAGTCATAGTCATCTATGGGTGAAGTTCAGTTGGACACCCAAAATATTGAGGCAACAAGGTCCTTCTTGTGCTTGCGAGCTTTCTTATTtacttaaaatctttttttaaattttaattcatttggggaaaaaaactgcaggttGTCTTTGAGAAGAGCATCTTTTCAGAATAAAGAccatataaataaattcatgtaaataaataattgaatacaTAAACACTACCTCTACTGCTATTACTACCACCACTGCATTTATTCTTGTGTAGAACCCTAATGAGCATCTGATGTATATCTCTGAATTAAAGGGTTTATTGCTTAATGATTGCCTCGTAACCTGAATGGTGAGTTCAttctggacacccctggtcaTTTGTCCAAGTCCTGTTTTATAGTAGTGAGGAGCCAACGATCTGATGAatttgttgtgtgtgcattcctCTCGTTAACTTGGATTGTATCCTCCAGTTCTCTCATCAGTTTTATCTGTGCCCCCTTCTCTGTGTAGAGCCAAAAACAAAGACAGGACATCCTGAAGCTGATTCTGGCAGGAGAGAATGTGAGTACCCTTTGTAGTCTGCCCAAGGGCACTCTATAGACAGACCCTGTTTACAGTTGATTGTTCGTCGTTAATTAGTGCATTCAGATGattgattttcaattatttttaatgtgtataCTGGACTGTGCGGTCGTCAGCTTAGCCATTAAATATCAAATGGCCAAATAGCGGCCTTGATCTCTGTATTCTAGTGTGCAGCAGCAAAGGCCATCTGGGATTGCTGTCTTGCTAAGTAAATCCTGGTTTAGTATTCCGTTGGAAGAATGTACGCCTCGCACCGAGCAGGCTGTTCAACCCCTCAGATTTGCGATGTATCCTTGACTTTGACTAATGAGTCAAGAATATTGCAGCGGCCACAAAACGTCtctttcacatttaaatgaaacgaTAATGGCGAAGTGAAAAGGCTTCCTGCATTAGGTGCTGCACTGGCCGTGACGGATGCTTTAGCACGTGAAGGACAGATTTTGGCCGCTTGAGGAAACCGTAGCCAGCGTCTCCGGCTACTTTTTTGTGCTGTATTCGAGGGCCTTATTCCCGTCAGAACGAGCTTATGACCTTTAAAGGACTGTTCTCACCCCCCGGATGCCTCCTCCCTCCGCAGCTGAGCAACGCCATCAACCTGAGGGAGATCGCGGAGCGGACGGAGGGCTACTCGGGCAGCGACCTCCGGGAGCTGTGCCGCGACGCCTCCATGTACCGCGTCCGCGACTACGTGCGCAAGCAGCAGATGAAGCAGATCgcgcagcagctgcaggagtcCGACGAGGACGAGAGGTAGAGGCTCGCAGGGGGAATGAGTCAGGGGTACGGCTTTGGAGAAAGAGTCGGGGGTACGGCCATGGGGAATGAGTCAGGGGTACGGCTTTGGGGAAAGAGTCGGGGGTACGGCCGTGGGGAATGAGTCAGGGGTACGGCTTTGGGGTAAGAGTCAGGGGTACGGCTGTGGGGAAAGAGTCAGGGGTACGGCTTTGGGGAAAGAGTCGGGGGTACGGCCGTGGGGAATGAGTCAGGGGTACGGCTGTGGGGAAAGAGTCAGGGGTACGGCTGTGGGGAAAGAGTCAGGGGTACGGCTGTGGGGAAAGAGTCGGGTACAGCTGTGAAGTGGTACGCCTTTGACTCACATATGTGGAAGTCAGGACGCCGTGGGAAAGAGCATACGCTGTGGAAAAGAGTTGTGGCAGGCTACATATAGGTTCGCACATATTGCAGATGTGAACACATGTAATAGATGGCAGCTCAACATGTCAGGCACGCTTGCTACAGCAGAGGTTGCAGCAAGGAGTGCCGGTGAATATGATTGGGCTTTCCAAattggagtggggtggggggggaagcgcagttttgaaaaggaaatgtgtGGTGAGATTTAGTTTTGAGGCTGAATGTGCTGATTTTTTCCCTCATGGTATGATCCCTGTCTCTCCAGGCCGGTGGATGAGGACCGGTTGAGGCCCGTCACACAGCTGGACCTGCTGTTCGGCCTGGACAAGATGACGGAGTCCAAGCAGGCCACCGTGTGCCACAGCTCCCTGAAGGAGGTGCCCCTGGATTAAAGCCCCCTCCTCAGCCTGCCagtcccaccctcccccctagCACTACCCCTGGAACCCACGGCCAGACGCCAGTGGCATCAGCACGAAGGGATTGAGCTGCGTTCTGTTTTCCAAAGAGGCAAGCCGTCTTCTGTGGGAAAGCGGGGTCACTCTGTTTGCGTCTCGTCACTGGTACTGTGGAATGCACTGGGAAGGAATTGCCACACTTGGAAATGCATCACTGCACAGACCCATGATTTTTGACTTGAAAGGTTTGATAGAAAGCTTGTCCAGATTTATTGCTGGCAAACATAATTTGCAAGATAACTGCAGGGatggaaaatgttattttttatttgcaccgTAATCTGCTTATGATAATTTTATGCAGGCCTTTtatatgcgagtgtgtgtgcacgtctgtggatgtgtgtgtatatatgtgtgtgtgtgtgcgcgcgtgcgtgtgtgcatgtgcatatgtacacagacacatacacaatcgGCACTCATTGCTGCGAATCTCGGGGGAGCTAGACAAACATTGAGCTCTCCTCCAAAACTCCCAGTGTCAGCCAATGCTTCTTATCGCACCCCACTTTGCAAGTCAACAGGCGGACTTGTTTTCAACCGATCGGCCAATTGGGATCACTGGAGAGCACTGACACACTTCAGTCCCTGCCAGTTGAAACCCTCTTATGCCCGGGCAACACTAGAACCGACTGTACGTCAGCCAGGCACagtcagcattggaatgttccagattttataccagaccgtggggtcCATTTAATGCATGATAACAGTAgctgagctacccagcagccagatttataaaaactatttataaaaactgttttaatttctttgGACAGTATCCGATGCTGTCACATAGAGACTGCAAAAGGAAAATAACTATGAAAGTATAAAATCATTTGTTAGCTGCAGTCTTTTAAATACTCTGTCAAGTTTAGGTATTTTACGTTTTCTGTTATCAGGTGATATTTACGTACtgtattttttccctctcagcATTGCTGAATCCAGTTCATTTTTGgcagtctttttaaaatctgaccCGTTACAGTGTGATGATTagtcatgtatttattttccgtgTATTGTGTTGTTTGGCCTCGATAATGGAAAATGATTCAGGCCTCATGGTTTATCCTCATATTTAGTGTCAACATATTTCTGAACTAgctatattattaatattttccacTCATGAGTGCCATTTCTTGACACttcaagaaatgaaaaaacttCTACCAAGTTAGCCGAGCCAAGTAGCATGCTGAATTAAGTTTTTGCTCTGCATATAGCAGAGTGGCTAGCTAaccaattatttacattttgtacaCAAGCGGTTCAGTGTCAATGTGACTAAACCGATCCCCATAGTTAATTTATGAAAAGTGCTGCTGCTGTATGTTCCATTGGTGTCCGGAACACACCGATCCAATTGGCTGACACAGAACAGTAGCACAGTGCTTTCTAGCTGCTGCAGCGAGggaattcattattttcttaCCGTAGGTGGTTCTGCGAGATGGGTGGAAATGCAAGGGAAGAGAAATTACACCATTTCACGCTCATGGGTGGGCAGCGTGTttattgcattttgcattttgctcGTATTATGACCTGGATCTTGGATTGCAATGCCACGCCGTCTTTTCCCGTCCCTGTAACAGGATGACGCTGTTTTTCACTGTGCTTGCCTGCTTTCAGGCCCAGTGAACTCAGGATTGTCCTTCACAGTCCCCACGCGtaattgcattaaaaacatttaggaCCAAGTTGCAGCAAAGACAGAGAAGGACCCTGGAACCTGTAATTGTGCTGCTGTTGACATACTCCTCATTGTGTGCAATACATCACAGAAACGCCGCCAGACCTCGTTCAGCAGCACATCAAGGtggtgtgatgatgtcataatggctAAAGAGGCAGGCGTATACCAGAAACTACTCTGATATCAGTTGGTATCATAAACAAGTTTTCAAGTAATAAGCAATATTTGATAGATGAGTAATTCCTTTTGACTACTTGTATATTTAACTAATATTGcactattttaaattatgtaaaaatgtatgttgtttttttgtttttttttcctttggcttCAAAGAATTGAATGTTTCATCAGCAGTCAAAACTTGCTTGAACTGTTAAACCACCACTTAAGACAAACACATCTTGAACAGTTATCTGCATGCCTTAGTGTTAGACTATAAATTGAGTGTTGTGCTGTTGCATTGAAGGCCAAAGCTACGGGTAACATGGCTAACAAGGGAGTCACTTTCTTTTTCACGAATGTAAATCCAGTCTGTGTGAATGTACTTTTGCTGTCTCCTTCAGTGATCAGTCATCTCATTTTATGTGTAATATTTGTACCATGTTGTTCTTAGATCTGGCAAGGGCATATCATTGATTGAGTCTgaaagtgtttctgtttctgtctatTAGTTCTGTTACAGAACCTGGTGGTTGATCTTTTAGGAGGTTGGATTGGGCTTTGTTCTTTCCTACACGAAGCACAGATTGTTTCTGATGGGGCATTCAACTGAGTATATGGTGATTTGTGGAATGACACTACAAacctgtgttttcttttttttaatgtggttaCCCTAGtcctttcagaaaataaaacccGGTGGAAAGTATTTGTCTGGATCCTCCATGCATTTGTAAACGTGCTCTTTAAAGGCCACAGAGTTAAAGTGTTCAcagttattatattaataacatATATATTAATGACAGTTTTAAGGTAATGTGCAAATAAGTGCAAACATCTCTAAACATCCTTTTAGCCTACATAGACCAGAAAGGCAGTGCCTTAATTTAAATAACCTTTTTTGTTAATTGCAGGAATTGTGCGAGCCTTTTGCATTCTTATTTCCGTACAGAACCGTGTTATcgcttcataaaaataaatgatccgGTCTGCTTTACCTGCCAGTCTCCATAGAGACCGTGAGCCCATGCTGAAACATGGATCCCTTTCAGTGTCATTTTGCCATCTGGAAAAAAGTGAGAGGCTTGCTGGCAGGCGGCTGGTCCTGCCTTTGGTTTCCATGGTTGTTTGTCAGCCTCCGACACCCAAGCTGGCTTTGTAGGCGTTAACTGGCCCCGCTTGGCTTTCTGACTCTCTGCGGCGCATAATTTCAGTGATATTAGAGCGGTGTTGTGCTTTTCGGTATGACTATCCTACTTCTTAAGTGCTtcttctggggggaaaaaacaccagGTGTCACTGTTTCCCTCTGGGTGATACGTGAACTGTGATTGGGTGTATGTTGCCAGTTTTGTGTTGGCAGCTTGAAGCGTGCATTTCCACTTTTCAGTTACATATTTAAATTGCTGGCCATTTCGAGTTGATTGGCAAATGTTTCAattttgtgtcatttaatttaatttttttcctcactCCAGGTCTTTGCTGTTGTTAGAAAAAGCGGTCAACTTATGTGCTGTATTCCT
This region of Anguilla rostrata isolate EN2019 chromosome 8, ASM1855537v3, whole genome shotgun sequence genomic DNA includes:
- the atad1a gene encoding outer mitochondrial transmembrane helix translocase isoform X2 — protein: MDLPRDALMRPLTRNEVVGMVVRLTIFGAATYFSIKWVVEALDPTHKQKLQAKKRAEQLLKQIGVEGVKLTEYEMNIASHLVDPRSMKVSWRDIAGLDEVITELQDTVILPFQKRHLFTGSKLFQPPKGVLLYGPPGCGKTLIAKATAKASGCQFINLQASTLTDKWYGESQKFTAAVFSLAVKIQPCIIFIDEIDSFLRNRSSMDHEATAMMKAQFMSLWDGLDTGTDSQVMVMGATNRPQDVDPAIMRRMPTTFHVSLPSQKQRQDILKLILAGENLSNAINLREIAERTEGYSGSDLRELCRDASMYRVRDYVRKQQMKQIAQQLQESDEDERPVDEDRLRPVTQLDLLFGLDKMTESKQATVCHSSLKEVPLD
- the atad1a gene encoding outer mitochondrial transmembrane helix translocase isoform X1, with translation MLLKDLPRDALMRPLTRNEVVGMVVRLTIFGAATYFSIKWVVEALDPTHKQKLQAKKRAEQLLKQIGVEGVKLTEYEMNIASHLVDPRSMKVSWRDIAGLDEVITELQDTVILPFQKRHLFTGSKLFQPPKGVLLYGPPGCGKTLIAKATAKASGCQFINLQASTLTDKWYGESQKFTAAVFSLAVKIQPCIIFIDEIDSFLRNRSSMDHEATAMMKAQFMSLWDGLDTGTDSQVMVMGATNRPQDVDPAIMRRMPTTFHVSLPSQKQRQDILKLILAGENLSNAINLREIAERTEGYSGSDLRELCRDASMYRVRDYVRKQQMKQIAQQLQESDEDERPVDEDRLRPVTQLDLLFGLDKMTESKQATVCHSSLKEVPLD
- the atad1a gene encoding outer mitochondrial transmembrane helix translocase isoform X3, translated to MRPLTRNEVVGMVVRLTIFGAATYFSIKWVVEALDPTHKQKLQAKKRAEQLLKQIGVEGVKLTEYEMNIASHLVDPRSMKVSWRDIAGLDEVITELQDTVILPFQKRHLFTGSKLFQPPKGVLLYGPPGCGKTLIAKATAKASGCQFINLQASTLTDKWYGESQKFTAAVFSLAVKIQPCIIFIDEIDSFLRNRSSMDHEATAMMKAQFMSLWDGLDTGTDSQVMVMGATNRPQDVDPAIMRRMPTTFHVSLPSQKQRQDILKLILAGENLSNAINLREIAERTEGYSGSDLRELCRDASMYRVRDYVRKQQMKQIAQQLQESDEDERPVDEDRLRPVTQLDLLFGLDKMTESKQATVCHSSLKEVPLD